One genomic segment of Mesoterricola silvestris includes these proteins:
- a CDS encoding acyl-CoA dehydrogenase has product MAQILADRRDIDFVLHEQLKVESLSGHERFADFSRKSIDLIINEARNLAVKEILPTQVDGDRVGARFEGGKVRVPESFHKAWKALRAGDWLAMTEDPEWGGQGMPRVVATAASDYLMGANFAFMMHGGLTHGAGKLIETFGTDTQKRLYLKKLFTGEWAGTMLLTEPEAGSDVGALTTTATPNPDGTYTITGNKIFISGGEHDLTPNIIHPVLARIEGAPAGTAGISLFVVPKIRVNDDGSLGEPNDVVCTGIEEKMGIHGNATCSIALGGKGGCRGTLLGEANKGMRAMFMMMNDARLMVGNQGLSCASPSYLYAVNYARTRHQGRHLLKMMDKSAPAVPIIQHPDVRRMLMLMKVYVEGFRSLFYYLAHNSDRIAVSDDADEKLRIQGIIDFLIPIAKGYVTERCFDVCSLGVQVYGGYGYIREYPMEQLLRDCRITAIYEGTNGIQAMDLLGRKLGQNQGRPVMDLFEEMRGTLAAARDVERAAPMAEALEPALIRLEEVARHMGTTALYGDLLTASAHAHPFMEVCGDVVVGWQLLWRAKVAAEALAAGAKEKDAAFYEGQIRSAQFFNAVLLPVALGRMDAILSGCAIAVEMPEDAFGAK; this is encoded by the coding sequence ATGGCCCAGATTCTCGCGGACCGCAGGGATATCGATTTCGTCCTTCACGAGCAGCTGAAGGTGGAATCCCTCAGCGGACACGAACGCTTCGCGGACTTCTCCCGCAAGTCCATCGACCTGATCATCAACGAAGCCAGGAACCTGGCCGTGAAGGAGATCCTGCCCACCCAGGTGGACGGGGACCGCGTCGGCGCCCGGTTCGAAGGGGGCAAGGTCCGGGTTCCCGAATCCTTCCACAAGGCCTGGAAGGCCCTGCGGGCCGGGGACTGGCTGGCCATGACCGAGGACCCGGAATGGGGGGGCCAGGGCATGCCCCGGGTGGTGGCCACGGCGGCCTCCGACTACCTCATGGGGGCCAACTTCGCCTTCATGATGCACGGCGGGCTCACCCACGGGGCCGGCAAGCTCATCGAGACCTTCGGCACCGACACCCAGAAGCGCCTCTATCTCAAGAAGCTGTTCACCGGGGAGTGGGCCGGCACCATGCTCCTCACCGAGCCCGAGGCGGGCTCGGACGTGGGCGCCCTCACCACCACCGCCACCCCCAACCCCGACGGCACCTACACCATCACCGGGAACAAGATCTTCATCTCCGGCGGCGAGCACGACCTCACCCCCAACATCATCCATCCGGTGCTGGCCCGCATCGAGGGGGCCCCGGCGGGCACCGCCGGGATCTCGCTCTTCGTGGTGCCCAAGATCCGCGTGAACGACGACGGCAGCCTCGGGGAGCCCAACGACGTGGTGTGCACCGGCATCGAGGAGAAGATGGGCATCCACGGCAACGCCACCTGCTCCATCGCCCTGGGCGGCAAGGGCGGGTGCCGGGGCACGCTCCTGGGGGAGGCCAACAAGGGCATGCGGGCCATGTTCATGATGATGAACGACGCCCGGCTCATGGTGGGCAACCAGGGCCTCAGCTGCGCCAGCCCCTCGTACCTGTATGCCGTGAACTATGCCCGAACCCGCCACCAGGGCCGTCACCTGCTCAAGATGATGGACAAGAGCGCCCCGGCCGTGCCCATCATCCAGCACCCCGACGTGCGCCGCATGCTCATGCTCATGAAGGTCTACGTGGAGGGCTTCCGCAGCCTTTTCTACTACCTCGCCCACAACTCGGACCGCATCGCCGTCTCGGACGACGCCGACGAGAAGCTCCGCATCCAGGGCATCATCGATTTCCTCATCCCCATCGCCAAGGGCTACGTCACCGAGCGCTGCTTCGACGTGTGCAGCCTGGGCGTGCAGGTCTACGGCGGCTACGGCTACATCCGCGAGTACCCCATGGAGCAGCTCCTCCGGGACTGCCGCATCACCGCCATCTACGAGGGCACCAACGGCATCCAGGCCATGGACCTCCTGGGCCGCAAGCTGGGCCAGAACCAGGGCCGGCCCGTCATGGACCTGTTCGAGGAGATGCGCGGGACCCTGGCCGCGGCCCGGGACGTGGAGCGCGCGGCCCCCATGGCCGAGGCCCTGGAACCCGCCCTGATCCGCCTGGAGGAGGTGGCCCGGCACATGGGCACCACCGCCCTCTACGGCGACCTCCTCACGGCCTCCGCCCACGCCCACCCCTTCATGGAGGTGTGCGGGGACGTGGTGGTGGGGTGGCAGCTCCTGTGGCGGGCCAAGGTCGCCGCCGAGGCCCTGGCCGCGGGCGCCAAGGAGAAGGACGCCGCCTTCTACGAAGGCCAGATCCGGAGCGCCCAGTTCTTCAACGCGGTCCTCCTCCCCGTCGCCCTGGGCCGCATGGACGCGATCCTCTCCGGCTGCGCCATCGCGGTGGAGATGCCCGAGGACGCCTTCGGCGCGAAGTGA
- the fadA gene encoding acetyl-CoA C-acyltransferase FadA, translating into MKDVVIVDAVRSPMGRSKGGMFRNVRAENLSAAMITALLQRNPKVDPAEVEDVIWGCVQQTLEQGFNIARFASLMTAIPHTASAQTVNRLCGSSMQALHAAAMAIMTGNGEVFVVGGVEHMGHLPMSHGVDPNPALSKHAAKASGMMGLTAEVLAKMHGIGRPAQDQFALRSHQKAHEASVQGRFKDEIVPVEGHDEAGFSRLFDFDEVIRPDSTLEALAALKPAFDPRHGTVTAGNSSAISDGASALLVMSLDRARALGLAPLARVRAMATAGVDPSIMGYGPVPAVKKALARAGMKVGDIELWELNEAFAAQALPVLKDLQLRDQVEKKVNLNGGAIALGHPLGCSGARITTTLLHLMKAGNRSTGVATMCIGLGQGIATVFERV; encoded by the coding sequence ATGAAAGACGTCGTCATCGTCGATGCCGTGCGCTCCCCCATGGGCCGCTCCAAGGGGGGCATGTTCCGGAACGTGCGCGCCGAGAACCTGTCGGCGGCCATGATCACCGCCCTCCTCCAGCGCAATCCCAAGGTGGACCCCGCCGAGGTGGAGGACGTCATCTGGGGCTGCGTGCAGCAGACCCTGGAGCAGGGCTTCAACATCGCCCGGTTCGCCTCCCTCATGACGGCCATCCCCCACACCGCCAGCGCCCAGACCGTGAACCGCCTCTGCGGATCCTCCATGCAGGCCCTGCACGCCGCCGCCATGGCCATCATGACCGGCAACGGCGAGGTGTTCGTGGTGGGCGGCGTGGAGCACATGGGCCACCTGCCCATGAGCCACGGCGTGGACCCCAACCCCGCCCTCAGCAAGCACGCCGCCAAGGCCTCGGGCATGATGGGCCTGACCGCGGAAGTGCTGGCCAAGATGCACGGCATCGGGCGTCCCGCCCAGGACCAGTTCGCCCTGCGCTCCCACCAAAAGGCCCACGAGGCCAGCGTCCAGGGCCGGTTCAAGGACGAGATCGTCCCCGTGGAGGGCCACGACGAGGCCGGCTTCTCCCGCCTCTTCGACTTCGACGAGGTGATCCGGCCCGATTCCACCCTGGAGGCCCTGGCGGCCCTGAAGCCCGCCTTCGACCCCCGGCACGGCACCGTCACCGCCGGCAATTCCTCGGCCATCTCTGACGGGGCCTCGGCCCTCCTGGTCATGTCCCTGGACCGGGCCAGGGCCCTGGGCCTCGCGCCCCTGGCCCGGGTCCGGGCCATGGCCACCGCCGGGGTGGACCCCTCCATCATGGGCTACGGCCCCGTTCCCGCCGTGAAGAAGGCCCTGGCCCGCGCCGGCATGAAGGTGGGCGACATCGAGCTGTGGGAGCTGAACGAGGCCTTCGCCGCCCAGGCCCTGCCGGTGCTCAAGGACCTGCAGCTGCGGGACCAGGTGGAGAAGAAGGTCAACCTCAACGGCGGCGCCATCGCCCTGGGGCACCCCCTGGGCTGCTCCGGGGCCCGCATCACCACGACCCTCCTCCACCTCATGAAGGCCGGAAACCGGTCCACGGGCGTGGCCACCATGTGCATCGGCCTCGGCCAGGGCATCGCCACCGTCTTCGAGCGCGTCTAG
- the fadB gene encoding fatty acid oxidation complex subunit alpha FadB: MKFEGQSIQCSMLEGGIVELRFDLKADSVNKFNKATLSELTEAVGLIKGDPEVRGMLVTSGKDCFIVGADVTEFTEYFKNPEEQLTEWLLQVDKLFSTVEDFPFPSVTAINGFAFGGGLEFCLATSYRVMASDTRIGVPETKLGIFPGWGGTVRLSRLAGADNAIEWIAGGEQHGADEALRIGAVDAVVAPDRVREAALDLLAQAMAGRRDWKARRLEKVSPLKLNPTETMMVFEGAKAFVAAKAGPNYPSPVAAIEAMQRGATRGRDDALAIEAAAFARMAKTPTAYHLVTIFLGDHYVAKVARKLAKAGAKVESAAVLGAGIMGGGIAYQSASKGTRIVMKDIAEKALDLGLAEADKLLVKRVERGKLTAAAMADVLTRIRPTLSYGDFKAVDLAVEAVVENEQVKKAVLAEVEGQVREDAILASNTSTISITSLAEGLRRPENFCGMHFFNPVHKMPLVEVIRGRKSGERAVATTVGYALAMGKTPIVVNDCPGFLVNRVLFPYFAGFIMLVNEGVDFQRIDKVMEKFGWPMGPAYLLDVVGIDTAHHADAVMAKAFPDRMAHEGRTAIEAMFELKRFGQKNGKGFYAYVPDKKGAPKKEADPEVPGILQPLARADAAPVTDQDIIDRMMLPMIIECSRCLEDGIVATPVEVDIGLVYGLGFPPFRGGALRYADAVGLKALCQKAEKLKGLGALYEPTAQMYQLAEAGLGFHQENQR; encoded by the coding sequence ATGAAATTCGAAGGCCAGTCCATCCAGTGTTCCATGCTCGAAGGCGGAATCGTCGAGCTGAGGTTCGACCTGAAGGCGGACTCCGTCAACAAGTTCAACAAAGCCACACTCTCCGAATTGACGGAGGCGGTCGGCCTTATCAAAGGCGACCCCGAGGTCCGTGGAATGCTGGTGACAAGCGGCAAGGATTGCTTCATCGTCGGGGCCGACGTCACGGAATTCACTGAATATTTCAAGAACCCGGAGGAGCAGCTCACGGAATGGCTCCTGCAAGTGGATAAATTGTTCTCCACCGTGGAGGACTTCCCCTTCCCCTCCGTCACGGCCATCAACGGCTTCGCCTTCGGGGGGGGCCTGGAGTTCTGCCTGGCCACCAGCTACCGGGTCATGGCCTCGGACACCCGCATCGGGGTCCCCGAGACCAAGCTGGGCATCTTCCCCGGCTGGGGCGGCACGGTGCGCCTCTCCCGCCTCGCGGGGGCCGACAACGCCATCGAATGGATCGCCGGCGGGGAGCAGCACGGCGCCGACGAGGCCCTCCGGATCGGCGCCGTGGACGCGGTCGTCGCCCCGGACAGGGTGCGGGAGGCCGCCCTGGACCTCCTGGCCCAGGCCATGGCCGGGCGCCGGGACTGGAAGGCCCGCCGCCTGGAGAAGGTCTCGCCCCTCAAGCTGAACCCCACCGAGACCATGATGGTCTTCGAGGGGGCCAAGGCCTTCGTGGCCGCCAAGGCCGGCCCCAACTACCCCTCCCCCGTGGCGGCCATCGAGGCCATGCAGCGGGGCGCCACCCGGGGCCGGGACGACGCGCTGGCCATCGAGGCCGCCGCCTTCGCGCGCATGGCCAAGACCCCCACGGCCTACCACCTGGTGACCATCTTCCTGGGGGACCACTACGTGGCCAAGGTGGCCCGGAAGCTGGCCAAGGCCGGGGCCAAGGTGGAATCCGCCGCCGTGCTGGGGGCCGGGATCATGGGCGGGGGCATCGCGTACCAGTCCGCCTCCAAGGGCACCCGCATCGTCATGAAGGACATCGCCGAGAAGGCCCTGGACCTGGGCCTGGCCGAGGCCGACAAGCTCCTGGTCAAGCGGGTGGAGCGGGGCAAGCTCACCGCCGCGGCCATGGCGGACGTGCTCACCCGCATCCGGCCCACCCTCTCCTACGGGGATTTCAAGGCCGTGGACCTGGCCGTGGAGGCCGTGGTGGAGAACGAGCAGGTCAAGAAGGCCGTCCTGGCCGAGGTGGAGGGCCAGGTGCGGGAGGATGCCATCCTGGCCAGCAACACCTCCACCATCTCCATCACGAGCCTGGCCGAGGGGCTCCGGCGGCCGGAGAACTTCTGCGGCATGCACTTCTTCAACCCCGTGCACAAGATGCCCCTGGTGGAGGTGATCCGGGGCCGGAAGTCCGGGGAGCGCGCCGTGGCCACCACCGTGGGCTACGCCCTGGCCATGGGCAAGACCCCCATCGTCGTCAACGACTGCCCCGGCTTCCTGGTGAACCGGGTGCTGTTCCCCTACTTCGCCGGGTTCATCATGCTGGTGAACGAGGGCGTGGACTTCCAGCGCATCGACAAGGTCATGGAGAAGTTCGGCTGGCCCATGGGGCCCGCCTACCTCCTGGACGTGGTGGGCATCGACACGGCGCACCACGCCGACGCCGTCATGGCCAAGGCCTTCCCGGACCGCATGGCCCACGAGGGCAGGACCGCCATCGAGGCCATGTTCGAGCTCAAGCGCTTCGGCCAGAAGAACGGCAAGGGCTTCTACGCCTACGTCCCCGACAAGAAGGGCGCCCCGAAGAAGGAGGCCGACCCGGAGGTCCCCGGGATCCTCCAGCCCCTGGCGCGCGCGGACGCCGCGCCCGTCACGGACCAGGACATCATCGACCGCATGATGCTCCCCATGATCATCGAATGCTCCCGCTGCCTGGAGGACGGCATCGTCGCCACGCCCGTGGAGGTGGATATCGGCCTGGTGTACGGCCTGGGCTTCCCCCCCTTCCGCGGAGGGGCCCTGCGCTACGCCGACGCCGTGGGCCTCAAGGCCCTCTGCCAGAAGGCCGAGAAGCTCAAGGGCCTCGGCGCCCTCTACGAACCCACCGCGCAGATGTACCAGCTCGCCGAAGCCGGCCTCGGCTTCCACCAGGAGAACCAGCGATGA
- a CDS encoding AMP-dependent synthetase/ligase, translating to MIKTIAELFYEALGHDLPDAMAYKAGGTYVPLSHGDIQTLVERLALALHHEGIQEGDRVAILSENRPEWALADYACAILGIVSAPVYPTLNPNSTEFIIRHSGARMIFCSTRAQLDKVLAAWPRLPELQTAVLMDGDAPEAAGRRILTWKGLQAAGKLQEDQRPQVRAWAAQRDPGQLLTLIYTSGTTGEPKGAMLTHGNLVSNILAALKVLEIRRGQRCMSFLPLSHIFERMGGHYTMFHAGVAIYYVTDLENLPAAFQEVRPQVLLAVPRVYEKVYARIREAVAAAGPAKRFIFHWAMWVGRRMAALRYVGRAPGFLLRVLYAAADRAVFSKVRERLGGRLEISASGGAALGAPVMEFFWAAGVPVYEGYGLSETSPILTINRVNQVRPGFVGRPILDEWQGKPFLKLSEDGEILCQGPNVTLGYWNDPFATGQAFDEEGYFRTGDIGALDELGRLRITDRKKELLVTSGGKNVAPQPLERLLTQDKYIAQAVVIGDHRNFLSAIVVANMASLHRWAERAGIGYESDADLVARPEAKEKVLSRIGRINEHLSNFERIRKIVLSSEEMTLESGMLTPSLKIKRKAVCERYAEAIESLYEGS from the coding sequence TTGATCAAGACCATCGCGGAGCTTTTTTACGAAGCCCTGGGGCACGACCTGCCCGATGCCATGGCCTACAAGGCCGGGGGAACCTATGTGCCGCTTTCCCACGGAGATATCCAAACCCTGGTGGAGCGCCTGGCCCTTGCCCTCCACCACGAGGGGATCCAGGAGGGCGACCGGGTGGCCATCCTGTCGGAGAACCGGCCGGAGTGGGCCCTGGCCGACTACGCCTGCGCCATCCTGGGCATCGTCTCCGCGCCGGTGTACCCCACCCTCAATCCCAATTCCACCGAGTTCATCATCCGCCACAGCGGGGCCCGGATGATCTTCTGCTCCACCCGCGCCCAACTGGACAAGGTCCTGGCCGCCTGGCCCCGGCTGCCGGAACTGCAGACGGCGGTGCTCATGGACGGCGACGCCCCGGAGGCCGCCGGCCGGCGCATCCTCACCTGGAAGGGCCTGCAGGCCGCCGGGAAGCTCCAGGAGGACCAGCGCCCCCAGGTGCGGGCCTGGGCCGCCCAGCGGGACCCGGGCCAGCTGCTCACCCTCATCTACACGTCCGGCACCACGGGCGAGCCCAAGGGGGCCATGCTCACCCACGGCAACCTGGTCTCCAACATCCTGGCGGCCCTGAAGGTGCTGGAGATCCGCCGGGGCCAGCGGTGCATGAGCTTCCTGCCCCTGTCCCACATCTTCGAGCGCATGGGGGGGCACTACACGATGTTCCACGCCGGGGTGGCCATCTACTACGTCACCGACCTGGAGAACCTCCCCGCGGCCTTCCAGGAGGTGCGGCCCCAGGTGCTCCTGGCGGTGCCCCGGGTCTACGAGAAGGTCTACGCCCGGATCCGGGAGGCGGTGGCGGCGGCGGGCCCGGCGAAACGCTTCATCTTCCACTGGGCCATGTGGGTGGGGCGCCGCATGGCGGCCCTGCGCTACGTGGGCCGGGCGCCGGGGTTCCTCCTGCGGGTGCTGTACGCGGCGGCGGACAGGGCCGTCTTCTCCAAGGTGCGGGAGCGCCTCGGGGGGCGCCTGGAGATCTCCGCCTCGGGCGGCGCGGCCCTGGGCGCGCCCGTCATGGAATTCTTCTGGGCCGCGGGGGTGCCCGTCTACGAGGGGTACGGCCTCTCGGAAACCAGCCCGATCCTCACCATCAACCGGGTCAACCAGGTCAGGCCCGGCTTCGTGGGCAGGCCCATCCTGGACGAATGGCAGGGCAAGCCCTTCCTCAAGCTCAGCGAGGACGGGGAGATCCTCTGCCAGGGGCCCAACGTCACCCTGGGCTACTGGAACGATCCCTTCGCCACGGGGCAGGCCTTCGACGAGGAGGGGTACTTCCGCACCGGGGACATCGGGGCCCTGGACGAGCTGGGGCGCCTGCGCATCACCGACCGCAAGAAGGAGCTCCTCGTCACCTCCGGGGGCAAGAACGTGGCCCCCCAGCCCCTGGAGCGCCTCCTGACCCAGGACAAGTACATCGCCCAGGCCGTGGTCATCGGGGACCACCGCAATTTCCTCAGCGCCATCGTGGTGGCCAACATGGCCAGCCTCCACCGCTGGGCGGAGCGCGCCGGGATCGGCTACGAATCCGACGCCGACCTGGTGGCCCGGCCCGAGGCCAAGGAGAAGGTCCTGTCCCGCATCGGGCGCATCAACGAGCACCTCTCCAACTTCGAGCGCATCCGGAAGATCGTCCTGTCCTCGGAGGAGATGACCCTGGAATCGGGGATGCTCACGCCCAGCCTCAAGATCAAGCGGAAGGCGGTGTGCGAACGGTACGCCGAGGCCATCGAAAGCCTTTATGAAGGCTCCTGA
- a CDS encoding prolyl oligopeptidase family serine peptidase, giving the protein MESRWLPLLLGITLMASGKTPAAPAPEDAYLWLEDITGSKSLDWVRAANAVTAKELEGTKEYKALEDDLLAILDSKAKIPYITRSGAHYYNFWKDAAHPRGLWRRTTLEEYRKAEPAWETVLDIDALGKAENQGWVFHGAQFLHPGFRRCLVSLSPGGSDAAVVREFDVETRTFVEGGFSLPLAKSQVSWIDQDTLFVGTDFGKGSMTTSGYPRVAKVWKRGTPLAQAKVVFEGLDTDMEAVAYHDPTPGFERDFLYRKPSFFTGEYYLLATDGTRRKVELPLDAEPSLHREWLTVKLRTAWAVGGRTYAGGSLLAVKFDEFMAGKRDFAVLFEPSATTSLEDATWTKNLLILNVMDDVKNRLTVLTPGTWKAVPLQGAPAMGATSVYAVDDEASDDYFMTTRDFLTPDSFFLGTPGAAPALLKSLPAFFDASGLEVTQHFTPSKDGTRIPYFQVSRKGLKLDGANPTLLDGYGGFEVSSLPYYSGALGRAWLDRGGVFVLANIRGGGEYGPRWHQAALKANRPRAYEDFAAVARDLAARKVTSPKRLGIMGGSNGGLLVGNMLVMYPELLGAVVCQVPLLDMKRYSHLLAGASWMEEYGDPDKPGEWAYLKTFSPYQNVKAGRRYPPTFFMTTTRDDRVHPAHARKMFAKMRDMGYDVRYFENIEGGHGAGADNRQTAHFWALTYTFLERTLR; this is encoded by the coding sequence ATGGAATCGAGATGGCTGCCCCTCCTCCTAGGAATCACGCTCATGGCCTCAGGCAAGACCCCCGCCGCACCCGCCCCTGAGGACGCCTACCTCTGGCTGGAGGACATCACCGGATCCAAGTCCCTGGACTGGGTGCGCGCGGCCAACGCCGTCACCGCCAAGGAACTGGAAGGCACCAAGGAATACAAGGCCCTCGAGGACGACCTCCTGGCCATCCTGGACTCCAAGGCCAAGATCCCCTACATCACCAGGTCCGGCGCCCACTACTACAACTTCTGGAAGGACGCGGCCCATCCCCGGGGCCTCTGGCGGCGCACGACCCTGGAGGAGTACCGCAAGGCCGAACCCGCCTGGGAGACCGTGCTGGACATCGACGCCCTGGGCAAGGCGGAGAACCAGGGCTGGGTGTTCCACGGCGCGCAGTTCCTGCACCCCGGGTTCAGGCGGTGCCTGGTGTCCCTTTCCCCGGGCGGCTCCGACGCGGCGGTGGTCCGGGAGTTCGACGTGGAGACCCGGACCTTCGTGGAGGGCGGGTTCTCCCTGCCCCTGGCCAAGTCCCAGGTGAGCTGGATCGACCAGGACACCCTGTTCGTGGGCACGGACTTCGGGAAGGGCTCCATGACCACCTCGGGCTACCCCCGGGTGGCCAAGGTCTGGAAGCGCGGCACGCCCCTGGCCCAGGCCAAGGTGGTCTTCGAGGGGCTGGACACCGACATGGAGGCCGTGGCCTACCATGACCCCACCCCCGGGTTCGAGCGGGACTTCCTGTACCGCAAACCTTCCTTCTTCACCGGCGAGTATTACCTGCTGGCCACGGACGGCACGCGGCGCAAGGTCGAGCTGCCCCTGGACGCCGAGCCCTCGCTCCACCGGGAGTGGCTCACGGTCAAGCTGCGCACCGCCTGGGCCGTGGGCGGCAGGACGTACGCGGGCGGTTCCCTCCTGGCCGTGAAGTTCGACGAATTCATGGCCGGCAAGCGGGACTTCGCCGTGCTCTTCGAACCCAGCGCCACCACCTCCCTGGAGGACGCCACCTGGACGAAGAACCTGCTGATCCTCAACGTCATGGACGACGTCAAGAACCGCCTGACGGTGCTGACCCCCGGGACCTGGAAGGCCGTGCCCCTGCAGGGCGCGCCCGCCATGGGCGCCACCTCCGTCTACGCGGTGGACGACGAGGCCTCGGACGACTACTTCATGACCACCCGGGACTTCCTCACTCCCGATTCCTTCTTCCTGGGGACCCCGGGCGCCGCGCCGGCCCTCCTGAAGTCCCTCCCCGCCTTCTTCGACGCCTCCGGCCTTGAGGTGACCCAGCACTTCACCCCCTCCAAGGACGGCACCCGCATCCCCTACTTCCAGGTGTCCCGGAAGGGCCTGAAGCTGGACGGCGCGAACCCCACGCTGCTGGACGGCTACGGCGGCTTCGAGGTCTCCTCCCTGCCTTACTACAGCGGAGCCCTGGGCCGCGCGTGGCTCGACCGGGGCGGCGTTTTCGTGCTGGCCAATATCCGGGGCGGCGGCGAGTACGGCCCCCGGTGGCACCAGGCCGCCCTCAAGGCCAACCGCCCCCGGGCCTACGAGGACTTCGCCGCGGTGGCCCGGGACCTGGCGGCCCGGAAGGTGACGTCCCCGAAGCGCCTGGGCATCATGGGCGGCAGCAACGGCGGGCTCCTGGTGGGCAACATGCTGGTGATGTACCCCGAGCTCCTGGGCGCCGTGGTGTGCCAGGTGCCCCTGCTGGACATGAAGCGGTACTCCCACCTGCTGGCCGGCGCCTCCTGGATGGAGGAGTACGGCGACCCCGACAAGCCCGGGGAGTGGGCCTACCTGAAGACCTTCTCCCCCTACCAGAACGTGAAGGCGGGCCGGAGGTACCCCCCGACCTTCTTCATGACCACCACCCGCGACGACCGGGTGCACCCCGCCCACGCCCGCAAGATGTTCGCGAAGATGCGCGACATGGGGTACGACGTGCGCTACTTCGAGAACATCGAGGGCGGCCACGGCGCTGGCGCCGACAACCGCCAGACCGCGCACTTCTGGGCGCTCACCTACACGTTCCTCGAACGGACGCTCCGCTAG
- a CDS encoding GNAT family N-acetyltransferase yields MTGSSRVGLRPCGPADAEFLFQVFYHTRAEEFAPAGWDEARLTGFLRDQSQLQERHYHAAHPEAAFEVVEVDGVPAGRQYLDRTGPVFQLIDIALLPAHRGQGIGGELLERILREADGLGRTVALHVEPDNPARLWYRRLGFREGGQVGIHVSMRREPVPGGTGHA; encoded by the coding sequence GTGACGGGCTCCAGCCGGGTCGGCCTCCGGCCCTGTGGACCCGCGGACGCCGAATTCCTGTTCCAGGTGTTCTACCACACCCGGGCGGAGGAGTTCGCCCCGGCCGGGTGGGACGAGGCCCGGCTGACCGGCTTCCTCCGGGACCAGTCGCAACTCCAGGAGCGGCACTACCATGCCGCCCATCCGGAGGCGGCGTTCGAGGTGGTGGAGGTGGATGGGGTCCCGGCGGGGCGGCAGTACCTGGACCGCACCGGGCCGGTCTTCCAGCTCATCGATATCGCCCTGCTGCCGGCCCACCGGGGCCAGGGGATCGGCGGCGAGCTTCTGGAACGGATCCTGCGGGAAGCCGATGGCCTGGGACGGACCGTGGCCCTGCATGTGGAGCCGGACAACCCGGCCCGCCTCTGGTACCGCCGCCTGGGATTCCGGGAAGGCGGCCAGGTGGGGATCCACGTGTCCATGCGCCGGGAACCGGTGCCGGGGGGAACGGGCCATGCATGA
- a CDS encoding DUF6916 family protein, with product MHELDLEEAQAGTFRPWVGTSFAFGPEEGPVLDLVLTDVVPHATAHTSGFTLVFQGPPGSPLPQGTHRVRHRDLGAAWIFVVPVGPGTHEAVFNRLATASPLPGRP from the coding sequence ATGCATGAACTGGATCTGGAGGAAGCGCAGGCCGGAACCTTCCGGCCCTGGGTGGGGACGTCCTTCGCGTTCGGCCCCGAGGAGGGGCCGGTGCTGGACCTGGTGCTCACGGACGTCGTTCCCCATGCCACGGCCCACACGTCGGGGTTCACCCTGGTGTTCCAGGGCCCTCCCGGGTCGCCGCTGCCCCAGGGCACCCACCGGGTCCGCCACCGGGACCTGGGGGCGGCCTGGATCTTCGTGGTGCCCGTGGGGCCCGGGACCCATGAAGCCGTGTTCAACCGGCTGGCGACGGCCAGCCCTCTGCCTGGGAGGCCGTGA
- a CDS encoding phage tail protein — protein sequence MASPYIGEIRMFAGTFAPVGWAFCDGAELPISGNDALFNLIGTTYGGDGVNVFALPDLRGRLPLHAGPGYVLGQTGGQESVALTASHMPPHSHGLLAVAAPGAAAVPAPEGNLIAGGRSRMFVPAGAATPLGVAALTPVGQGLAHDNLMPCLAVNFIISLFGVYPTPT from the coding sequence ATGGCATCGCCCTATATCGGAGAGATCCGCATGTTCGCGGGCACGTTCGCGCCCGTGGGGTGGGCGTTCTGCGACGGCGCGGAGCTCCCCATTTCGGGAAATGACGCGTTGTTCAACCTCATCGGCACCACGTACGGCGGGGATGGGGTGAACGTCTTCGCCCTGCCCGATCTCCGGGGCCGACTGCCCCTGCACGCCGGGCCCGGCTACGTGCTGGGTCAAACCGGCGGCCAGGAATCCGTGGCCCTCACCGCCAGCCACATGCCTCCGCACAGCCACGGCCTGCTGGCAGTCGCCGCGCCGGGCGCCGCGGCGGTGCCGGCCCCGGAAGGCAACCTCATCGCCGGGGGCCGGAGCCGGATGTTCGTTCCCGCCGGCGCCGCGACCCCCCTGGGCGTTGCCGCCCTGACCCCCGTGGGCCAGGGCCTGGCCCACGACAACCTGATGCCCTGCCTGGCGGTGAATTTCATCATCAGCCTGTTCGGCGTCTACCCGACGCCGACCTGA